One segment of Glandiceps talaboti chromosome 21, keGlaTala1.1, whole genome shotgun sequence DNA contains the following:
- the LOC144451087 gene encoding cell division control protein 42 homolog, giving the protein MHSAMQTIKCVVVGDGAVGKTCLLISYTTNKFPSEYVPTVFDNYAVTVMIGGEPYTLGLFDTAGQEDYDRLRPLSYPQTDVFLVCFSVVSPSSFENVKEKWVPEITHHCPKTPFLLVGTQVDLRDDAPTVEKLAKNKQRPISPDQAEKLARELKAVKYVECSALTQKGLKNVFDEAILAALEPPEQPKKKKCRIL; this is encoded by the exons ATGCATTCAGCTATGCAGACCATAAAGTGTGTTGTAGTTGGTGATGGTGCTGTGGGTAAAACCTGTCTCCTGATTTCATATACTACAAATAAATTTCCTTCAGAATATGTACCAACG GTATTTGATAACTATGCTGTCACTGTTATGATAGGTGGTGAACCATATACATTGGGTTTATTTGATACTGCTG GGCAAGAAGACTACGACAGATTGAGACCACTCAGCTACCCACAAACAGATGTCTTCCTTgtatgtttttctgttgtttcacCATCATCATTTGAAAATGTGAAAGAAAAG TGGGTTCCAGAGATAACTCATCACTGTCCTAAAACGCCATTTCTGTTGGTTGGAACTCAAGTTGATCTTCGTGATGATGCACCTACAGTGGAAAAATTGGCAAAGAATAAACAGAGACCAATATCTCCAGACCAAGCCGAAAAACTAGCAAGAGAACTGAAAGCAGTGAAGTATGTTGAATGTTCAGCCCTCACACAG AAAGGACTAAAGAATGTTTTTGATGAAGCTATTCTTGCAGCATTGGAGCCACCAGAACAACCCAAAAAGAAGAAGTGTCGAAtattataa